From one Solanum lycopersicum chromosome 12, SLM_r2.1 genomic stretch:
- the LOC138340505 gene encoding uncharacterized protein produces MTSKTNEGADSSVVLTPFFYGTDFEYWKIRMRTHLKAEGLWTIIANGFEEQENDGDLTTAEMKNLEAKYRQDAKSLRKIQMGVSRAYFAKIATCETAKKLGILLKLRRMVTKRNHSDTIFEQQVVESILISVTENYEYIVAITEETKDLSKLSIKELVGSFRAHEKRSFFRKDRPKETEDHDGSSKKVEEQGEKNSSLFCKVCKKTNHNAEKCWHKGKPQCNFCKMFGHVEKDCWHKKREQANFCEKHEEEREENLFFASKSDDSTKSNEWCPTKALKDKTPVEAWSGIKPSVSYFKKFGCICYAHVPAEKITKLDEKSQKCVFLGYSDVTKGYRLLDDKTNKLVVSRDVIFDEKTTWNWEDKKIENTTVISLNQEEDEKDEDVSQGREIPDSDNEEPPPRGTKILSDIYQRCNFSGVEPKNYEEAIKHDVWQKTMEKEI; encoded by the exons atgacatccaaaacaaatgaaggtgCTGATTCTTCAGTTGTTCTTACTCCATTTTTTTATGGAACTGATTTTGAATActggaagataagaatgagaacacaTTTGAAAGCTGAAGGTTTGTGGACTATTATTGCAAATGGCTTTGAAGAGCAAGAAAATGATGGTGATCTTACAACAGcagagatgaaaaatcttgaggctAAGTATCGTCAAGATGCAAAATCCTTGAGAAAAATCCAAATGGGAGTCTCAAgagcatattttgcaaaaattgctACTTGTGAGACTGCAAAGAAGCTTGGAATTTTATTGAAACTGAGGCGTATGGTGACGAAAAG AAATCACAGTGATACAATTTTTGAACAACAAGTTGTGGAAAGTATTCTAATTAGTGTCACAGAAAATTATGAGTACATCGTTGCTATCACTGAGGAGACGAAAGATCTTTCTAAGCTTTCCATCAAAGAGCTAGTTGGATCATTTCGTGCACACGAGAAGCGAAGTTTTTTTCGTAAAGATCGACCCAAAGAGACGGAGGATCATGACGGTTCTTCCAAGAAGGTTGAAGAACAAGGTGAGAAAAACTCTAgtcttttttgtaaagtttgcaaaaagactaatcacaatgcagaaaaatgttggcacaaaggCAAGCCCCAATGTAACTTTTGTAAAATGTTTGGACACGTTGAAAAGGATTGTTGGCACAAGAAACGggagcaagcaaatttttgtgaaaaacatgaggaagaaagggaagaaaatctTTTCTTTGCTTCTAAATCTGATGATTCAACAAAAAGCAATGAATG GTGTCCAACAAAGGCACTAAAGGACAAGACACCAGTTGAAGCTTGGAGTGGAATTAAACCTTCtgtaagttattttaaaaaatttgggtgtatttgttatgctcatgtacctgctgagaaaataacaaaattggatgaaaaaagtcaaaaatgtgTCTTTCTTGGTTATAGTGATGTGACAAAAGGATATAGGCTTCTCGATGacaaaactaacaaacttgttgttagtagagatgtcatttttgatgaaaaaacaacatggaattgggaggataaaaagatagagaatactACTGTCATATCTTTAAatcaagaagaggatgagaaagatgaagatgtCTCTCAAGGGAGAGAAATCCCAGATTCAGATAATGAAGAACCGCCtccaagaggaacaaaaatattgAGTGACATTTATCAAAGATGTAATTTTTCTGGTGTTGAGccaaaaaattatgaagaagcaatAAAGCATGATGTTTGGCAGAAAACCatggaaaaagaaatttga
- the LOC138340506 gene encoding uncharacterized mitochondrial protein AtMg00820-like, which yields MDVEIAAIGKNNTWELMDLPKVQRSIGVKWIYKTKLNESGEVDKSKALLTARTNLIYCDNVSAIKLSTNSVLHGWSKHIDVKFHFLRSLTKEKVIDIVYCRSEDQAADIFTKSLKLATFRKLRKLLGVCTLKESNDE from the exons ATGGATGTTGAGATTGCCGCTATTGGAAAAAACAATACATGGGAGCTTATGGATCTTCCAAAAGTCCAAAGATCTATTGGAGTTAAATGGATTTATAAAACCAAACTCAATGAGTCTGGTGAAGTTGATAAGTCCAAGGCGCTCTTG ACAGCAAGAACCAATCTTATTTACTGCGATAATGTCTCGGCGATTAAGCTTTCAACGAATTCAGTATTGCATGGATGGAGCAAACACATAGATGTTAAATTTCACTTCTTGAGATCTCTCACGAAGGAGAAAGTTATTGATATTGTCTACTGTAGAAGTGAAGACCAAGCTGCTGATATCTTCACAAAGTCCCTCAAGTTGGCAACATTCAGAAAGTTAAGGAAGCTACTTGGAGTTTGCACTTTAAAGGAAAGCAACGATGAATAA